A stretch of Tenrec ecaudatus isolate mTenEca1 chromosome 2, mTenEca1.hap1, whole genome shotgun sequence DNA encodes these proteins:
- the PCBD2 gene encoding pterin-4-alpha-carbinolamine dehydratase 2 isoform X2: MSRVALQAEKMNHHPEWFNVYNKVQITLTSHDCGGLTKKDVKLAQFIEKAAASV, from the exons ATGTCCCGGGTTGCCCTCCAAGCAGAGAAGATGAATCATCACCCGGAATGGTTCAATGTGTACAACAAG gTTCAGATAACGCTCACCTCGCACGACTGCGGAGGACTGACCAAAAAGGATGTGAAACTGGCCCAGTTCATTGAAAAAGCAGCTGCTTCTGTGTGA